The window aacttagggagaaagagggtgaacctgttgacaaaggtgcttatcagcggttagtgggcaaactaatctacctttctcacacacgtcctgacattgcagttgctataagtttggtgagtcagttcatgcatgatccctattcctctcatctggatgcagtccgtcgtattttgaggtatttgaagtcggctccaggaaagggaattcttctatcttgcaatggtcacttgaagattgaagcctatactgatgccgattgggctggttcccctgacaggaaatctatctatggctactgttcctttgtgggtgggaaccttgtcacatggcgtagcaaaaagcagaatgttgtggcaaggtctagtgctgaatcCGAGTTCCGTgcgatggcacaaggcatttgtgaacttctgtggcttagaggattattgcaggatatcggtgttgctgtccatcttcctatgatgctttattgtgacaataaagcagccattagcattgctcatatccctgtccagcatgatcgtactaaacacgtggaggttgaccgacatttcatcaaggagaagcttgaagctggcctcatttgtgttccctttgtgaagtctactgatcaactggctgatgtgtgtTCACTAAGGcactgagtagcaagctgtttcatcctatattagtcaagttgggcatgcatgatatatatgctccaacttgagggggagtgttgaaataggttacTTATCCCCTatccgattggggtaagcagtcctaattCTATTAGGACTGCTTCCTAACCGATTGGGGAAGTAcccctagttagattaggatgtttaagggtcaattgggtagtcaaataggggaatggcagTTTGGTATATCACCAGTATCTCAATAatttccaatctccccctcaaaacaaactccaacctcaatatcatttaagtaccaatttgccaaaaaacaaattgatgtGATCTGGGCCCACAAATGGCATATATGtatacccaatggcaattctgtaattacatcatgcaatctccaattgatgtGGAATCCGggtcaaaatacccaatttcgtTCGGGATGGACCCATCCAAGTATACAATAGGCAATAACAAGAGgaaatggcagaattgtaattcaAGGGAAATCCATATATATGCAAGGCCAAATTTAAGGgagtggcaatcttgtaatAAACGAGAATTTGCAAGAGGCTCTTGGGTAAATAAATATGGGAATGGCATAGTCGTAATTAAGGTGAAATCCAATTAGCACAAGCAAAGGcaaaagggtaaaattggaagaTAGGATAAAATATGGATATTATGGGATAAGGGAAGATGATAAGGGtataaaaggaaacaaagaaactAATGCATGATAGACTCGTGGGACATTAGTGATATAATGGTAAAGATGTAAATAGACatgaaaaggaagggtaataATTAGGGTAGGGTAATAGGAGCATTAAATACCAAATAGGGGAGAATGAACCGAGTAAGAGAAGTCCATCGTCTTCAATCTCAAGGCTCCAAACAGCAGCGGAAACCAcggaagaagaggaaccagcGGCAGCGGTAGCTTGACTTCAACCTTACGAAACCCAGCCACAActccaaaactctcctccttgcAACCGAGAAAAAGATCAGGCGGAGACGGTTAAGTACCCCTAACCGATTGGGGAAGTAcccctagttagattaggatgtttcctctttattcccttttatttttctctcttatttttctccttttttattgtttatctgCCTCAACCGAATCctagtttggtattcctagttgtactaggaatccctaatatgattaggactgaggttgattcctatttgtacttggatccttatcattctacttaatataaatacCAGGCCTGTGTGATCTAAGGATCTACAGAGTCTTACCCTAATTCAATTATCTCTacaatattataatattatattatataatataaaaggaaggctcttgttatatatatatgaataatataataataatatggagaaaagaaccctacctggtcgtgtggcccatgtggctcctatgcctagacacaaaagTGCGCGAAAGTACCACACTACCCCATGGAAAGGAAGAAATCCTGCCCAAGGCGATGCTTGCGCGTGCGCGCCCATTGGCCAGCATGCCTGTGCAAGTTCTAGAGGCCCATATAGCGATCTCTTGCGCTAATAATATATTCTTCACTTAAACATACCAaacatatttttcattatataatctaATTAGTCTAATAGTAACCAAACGATTATTGTTTATAGCCCATAACTCATTATCATAATTGGTTATTCATAAATTGGTCataaatataaactatgccaaagagagcctaaatTGGCCACCACTGAATTGGATTTTAGACTGGGTGCTCTGGAGGATACTGGTCAAAGATTCAGGTTCAGGTTCCTTATAAGGTCGCTGTTACTTAGAAAGCTTTGTGCATGTTATCTCTGAGCCAGCATGCTTGTAGACTACTGTGAACCGATTTTCAGATTCATGATCTTATTATTTCTGGTTCCATTTCTCCATTATATTAATCCTTATTTACAGAGATTGAAATACATATGAGACATGTCATGTTGGCTTCTTACTGTGCGTACATATGGCTGATAGGTAATGCCTGCCGTCTCCCACCTCTAGTACCTGATCAAGTCCTCAAGCTAAAGCAACTTAGTGTGCTTACTTTTGCTGAAACAAACAAGGTATTTTATTCATTGATTGTTTGCTAATTATTCTCCTAGCTGTTGATGTTTTATTAATATCCATAAGCTTTTATCTGTCTGAGGCATGTTCCTCTGACTCTGTTTTTTCGATGTAAAATGCCTGGTTGTAAAAGAAAGTTGGAAATGTTTTACTTCTCCTACATTATTTTACAGATTAGACATAAAATAGTAGATCTCATCGTAAAACTGCATGTTCCTCCTTTTTTGCTTCATATGAAACAAACTCTTaagaggatccatgtagccacaAACCcaattagttgggataaggctgagttgagttgagttgagttgagttgtatgaAACAAACTCTATAATTAGATACTCcatgttctttgtttttcttttgcccATTTTACATTGAAATGATCACCACCTGGTGAACTTGTGGTGGCTTATGTCTGGGAGTACTTAGCAAGTATTGTATAACCTACCTGATTATACTGCTGTGTCATTGGAGCGgcatttttatttcattttcattgAAGGAAAATGACAGCTGTTTGAAACTACTGTatctttgtttttaattttttcccttCAGTTTAATTAGCTCAGTACAGACATTTTAAAAAGATGCACTTTAATCTGTTTCCAAAGCATAGTTGTTAAATTTTGCAACTCAACTTTGTCACTTGGTTTAATTTTGCCTGGTTTTAAGCATATCCTAGACAAAGTCCACTTGGCTTGTCAAGGCTAGAAAGTGCCCTCCAACCAGGTACCCTATGATTGTTTTCCATTTACTGTTTCTCATCAAATTATTGACAGGCATTTCTATATTGTGAAGCTGATTCAAGTCAGTGTTCTACCACATTTTTGTTTTAGCACCCGATTCTATGTTTTCTGCTTTGTTTGTAGTAGCACTTTCTTGGAATTGCGTAGATGACCCTCATCAAGTAGTGTGAGCCTCATTTTGGTTATGAGAGCTTTCTTCATCCAGTTGAATTTTGCACTTTACTAGTTTAGGTTTAATTGTGGCACTTTCCAGGTACTCTCCTATGATCAATTAATGCAGGAGCTGGATGTTACAAATGTACGTGAACTTGAAGACTTCCTTATCAATGAATGCATGTATGCGGTAAGTTTTTTGTCCCTTCTGATAACACCTTGTGATTGACCAATTCCAGCTAATGAATTCACTTTCACTGTGGACTAGGAAGCAAAGTGGCATTGACAATTCTTTGATAGGCAAATTGATCAAGTTGACATAGGAGTGTAGTCATCAATACTTCTCCCGTTTGATTTGATAAAACAATACAATTTATTGCGATACACTTAGCTATGCTAATTCCTCTCCTTTTATACCTAGCTTTACCAGTCTTTTAGTATGCAACTGGTGGTATGGTAGTATTTATTGTGATGATCAGAAACTGTAAACCAGCACCTGCACAGGTAAGTTTACCTTCAGAAAGAAGATTTACAAGTAACTGAGGTACATGAAGAACAAATGATAAAGACAAAGATGAAGTTGGAGAAACGATACTATGACCAAAAACTTGGGTAGAAGATCCATTTGCAAGGATAACTCGAAGAAGGATGATTTAATTTGTGGATGGAGGAGAATACATTTGACTTACTAGTTATCTGAGAAGCAGCACCTGAATCAATTACCGAAGTTGATgtaaaacatgaagaagaaaagaccaaaacactgttcgcattactgttcacgtgaacagtgttacaacccatatttgccttgtgtagGGATGCTATTTAGAAGATCTTGttggcccatcaagtggagaaagatcctatcctaatgctgccaaagtttagtttctattttcagttttagaaagtttattttatttcatttaggtagcttctaactttagttagtttctatttttgtttccttggttgtttagaaggctggatcctataaagccttagtagtttctattttcgtaCTTTCTGTTTATTTTAGGATGTTTATATTTTCTTAATTCCTatttttgtaagcttgcctaagctataaAATTGGATCCCATTATAAGAAAGAGTCACCgattgattaatgaaatttacAAGCAATGCTTGCCTCCAATTCTGAGAAAGAATTTGcctttcaacagctgagatagctgtgggtaagagacccaaggctgagatagcctacccACTTTCTATCtatccttctatttttttttttttttggttcttccaATCAACCCTTACTATTGCTACCATCTTGTGACTGCAATAAACTGCTGCTGGATAACTCTTTGAAGAATTGAATCAATCCACAATCATCACCAAGTACTGTTGCTTCTGTTTACACAATCAAGTGAAGGACTGCTGCACCTGTGATCTCAGTTCTGCCCAGAATCTGCTGCAAATTTCAGACTTGAATAACTTCACAACCAATCAGTAGAATTGGCTGATATTTGGAGCACAAACCACTCTTGCCTAGGCCTTCACTCGATCCTACTTTGGAGCCATTCCTGCTGCTGGATTGGTCCTTATtcactaagttactaattccgattaagtttctattttggtgttctgctgcaactattattgatcctactgtagagtggttcttagttgaactccTCCTACATTAGAAGTGGTAGAAGATAAAGTAGTGACTAGTGAGAAGCGTAACAATACTTGTATGGGCTAGTGTAGCAGTGGATGAGGAAGTGGATGACTCAAAGCTTTTGTCCGGTGTCATCACGAGACATAGAAAGGGGTTAACCAACTCCATACGAAGAAGCAAGATCAGTGCCACTAGACTACACCATGACATCACTTTATAATTCCCTTCTGTCACCGATGTATTTAAAAATTGCTGAGCCCATTGTGGTTTACCGTATTTTACCCAACATTTATCAACAATGTGACTTTGCCTCAGTGTATACATAGATGCAAACTCTGGTCAGTTTACTACCCTCCATGACCTCCTGAACCAGGTCCTTGACCTCACCCTGAACCcaactaatgtagtcctagattggtagaagaccaacaAGGAgtcagtaaaccaggatctgttatgaacaggtgaatcggctaggtcaaaatagggtttttggtgaaattagggttagggttgtgtcaagtcaaggtaggggagtctatcaatgaaggtcttgagatgttttgatggatggaagtgtgtaaatttgaatgggcagcaacttgggtttagggttttggaaaagaggaaaagaggaaaagagggggatctagggtttaggatgggaatttggggctAAGGTTTGGATTGATTATCCCTAGTATAGGGAATGAAATTCAATTCAGGTATGGCgtgtttctgatggttggatggtctgtgaagaatttgggtaatgggatgatctccagaaataggtgggatgttgtggtttgaatggggtaatgggaaaaCAGCTTGGTTTGAGTATTCCAATTGGGCAGGAGAATACTCGATCCAATAATGTGAAGGTGTTGTTAGCTGAATAGTTTGTTATgaattttgggagatgggtgggaaaattagggttttggggtggtcAAGCATAGACTCATGgctttttatttcttatttgtgCAATGACATCACCAAATTAATCTTTGAAACCTTCATTTATTTGAGGCTTACATGTGGCTGGGTGTGCATGGGCCAGGCTGGTCAATATCCAGATGCCCAACCTGCTTGACTTTTTCTGCCTCTAGAGGACCATGGGCAGGACATAAGTACTCTTTTTGATAAGCAGTCTTAAGCTTTCCAAGCTTGGGCTTGGAGCTTAATCTATACCTGAGGGAATGGCCTAGAGTAGTTTATAAACCTTGAATGGGTTTTTCCCATGTAAAGCTTGGGTTTTGCTCCTTGGGTCTTAGTTTGAGCTCAGGCTTTCGTTGTTCCAGGCCAAGCCTGGTCAATGTGCACCCGAGTTTGGACTACACATTTGAGAACATAGAAGAGAGACTGGCTAAAAGaattacatgattttttttggcttttatgTAGGGCATAGTTAGAGGAAAGCTGGATCAGTTGAGAAGATGCTTTGAGGTTTAACTCACCTCCCTTGGCTTTGTTTTAAACTGTATTGTTCTATTTTAGTATATGAACTGATACCTCTATTTGAATATTATTCTCATTTATGTGGGTGTAGGTACAATTTGCTGCTGGGAGGGATCTGAGACCTGGACAGCTCGGGAGTATGATACAAACATTAACAAGCTGGTaacattttgggtttaattaattTGTCAAAGGGatctaatttttttgataaCGTAATACTAAACGTCCATCTGAAAGATATTGAAGATTAGGCCTTTCATTTGATAAGGTCATCTGGTTGCTATGGTTTATTCAATATAGTTCATCCAGGTAGCCAAGCCATATGCACTGAATTGTGGCACCAAAAGGTGCCAGATGTCATCTTACAATTCCTAGAAATATGAATAGAAAATCTGTTACTGTAATTTTCTTcagagaaaagaggaaattttcatTCTGCAAGTGTCAAATGACTCAAAGGCACATTTAATGGAGTTGAAGAATAGCTTCTAGCTTAAGCCAATCTCCCAATGCCTCCAATTTAGCAAACCTCTTAGTCTTCCTCATAAATGCAGTAATGATTTCAAAACACCTCATCATTCCAAAATTTCTTTGGTTAGACAGCATGAACAGTTACCGTCTGCCTTTCTGTTGCTATATTAATTCGTCATGCTGAAGTCTCTTTTGCAGATTCGTGAACAGTTACTGTTCTTTTCAATCATTGAATTTGCTGCCTTCACTTACAGAGAAATATATTGTAGGTTGACTACTTCAGACAATCTCCTTCTCTCAATTCAGGAGAAGATAAAATGGGCAGATTTGATGAGTGAGTTGGACAAGAAGCACCGGAAGGAAGTTGAAGACAAGGTTGATGAAGTGAAGAAATCTCTCTCTGTCAAGGTCAGTTGGACTCACTCTATTTGCGGATATTTTCCCTTTATGTTGTTCAAAAATATTAGCTGAGCAAGGTTTGTAGAGAGCACCCTTAACATCCACATTTTTTTAGCAATATGCCATGGTAGACACTTATcccaaaattgaaaaatgaaaaaaaaaggagcctAGGTGCTACATTGCAGTTCCGCACTCTGtttcttatttctttccttgtaagcaaaaaaaaaaaaaaaaaaaaaaatctttttaatAATCAACGCTTGCATAGTTATAATCTCAAAATGGGGAGCTCCTTTGTTGGATATGGTGTGTTGGACACTTGGACTGTGCTGACATGCAGCAGGCTGTTCGGGTCAAGTATCTTAAAGATAAGCCAGGACTGGTTTTAAACTTTGGAATACTGTTTGGAGACCATTAAAGACTGACATGCCAATATTGCTTCATGCTGATTTAGAGACATGAAAATCTAGTATACACAAACTTATTATTCTAAATGGAAAGATGTTTGAAACGGTGTAAGATATAATTACTcgtaaaaaaaagaaaaaaaggactaGTAAACAGGTCTAAGTGGCTTTGGATGGCGCTATAGTATCTAATGTGTCGGAATTCTCACTTGGATTTATGATTGGTCTAATAGATCCTGGTTTTCCATGGTGAATCTTAACAGTCATCCAGGTTTCTCAATAATTTATGGGTTGACTGATTGGTCAATTGATTGAATTTGTTggtgtacctagtgcacgaggctcccaccactgcggggtttggggagtGTCATAATTTATGCAGCCGCACCTCATCttcgtagagaggctgtttcctgtcGATTGAATTTGTATTCCCTAAATATGTAGTTGATTTTGCTTAGTACACCACTAGGCTATGACTGTGTTTTTGGCATATATTAACTGCCTCAGGCCCTCAACTACTAATTGGACTGGTGAGTTGGTTGATTAGGGCCATCTTTTAGGTTTAGTAAAGTATTAGGTGTTTCCCTTGGGTCGACTTGTTTTAAATTTTCATCTTTTGAGTACATGGCATTGGTTGCATTGTAAACTATATCAACAAGTACTGTATGCCATTATTTTGAGCACATTTGTGTAACCAAGGTTTGAGATTTTGGTATTGACTTTGGTCAAAACCGAAATGCGATAAAACTCTGCTTGTTTTGGCTGGCCATTTCGGTGGTCAAATGACCATATTATGGCCCAAAACTTTAGGTAAACTCTAATTAAGCATCTCTAAACAAATTGAAAGCTTAAGATTGTAAAAAAGCACACAAAAAATGGTAGTATGGTTTCGTACATGAGGTTGGTAGTGTATGCTGTACTTTGCTGTATCCTTTCTCAAATATAGCCTATTCTACACAATATATTTTTAGATTATacaaaattcaatgaaaacaacttaaatatgcattaggaacatagttgtcacggcgtcacggcgatccaagtcggtggaggggtgtcacgtcgatatatcaacatgtcgcccgccatggcgagcatgtcgaccatgttttattttttattttctctatttttaatgtgttaatagatgtatactcaggtcatgttttattttttctctattgtttctcaagttttaagaagaaaattcagaaatcgaagagggaaagaagaaatcgaaagaaatcgaagagggaaagaagaaatcgaaagaaattgaagagggaaagaagaaatcgaagagggaagaagaaatcgaaggcaggaagaagaaatcgaagagggaaagagagacaggaagaagaaatcaaagagggtcgccatggcgtaggtcgccatgcaaccctctccagctcCAGGatgccatggcgtcgccatgacaactatgattaggaatgaagaaaaaccatttaatattaCACAATGTCAAAGTGTTGCAAGTAGTCAAGTACAAGTGTACAGTTGTACACCCTTACGAAACCGTTCCTCCAACTCTATGTCAGTACCATATACAGTTCCAGGAAGGCTCAAAACCTTTGGGGAAAAAGGATACACCGCTATGTTTGAATCTTGCACAAATGTGGCAAATCATCGCTGTATATGCGTTGTAGTAGTCCCCAACACTTTGTTCCACAAAAAAATGTTCAGGCGATTTggcaaaaaataccaaatttggggtttttaccCTGGGAATTTCCCCTTCAAACAGGTGAAACCACTCGACATGGTCGAGATTGCGACCCATTTTGATCGGAACAGTGCTTTATATGCACTTTTATTGAAATGATACTGAAACCGAAATTTCAGATGAAACTGTGAAATTGTGTGAAATTTTGCATACCTAGTGAGTGAGTTGTGTATTTCGAACTTTGTCTAAACCGTTTTTTTCCCGTGAAATCTCGGTcttctcgaccgaaatttcaaaCCATGTGTGTAACAAAAGATACGAACCCCTGATAGAATGTCATGGCAAAGTGGGATTAGATAATTAGGAAACTAAATGATATATAAATATGTAGTGTGTGCAATATAGCAGAAATTAGATGATGACCAAACTAATAAAAGGAATCTCATTGTGTGACATTGGTCATTGGTGAATGCAATGAGATGCAGATGCGGGATGAGCTAGTTGttggtttgttatttatttttggggggggggggaccatcAGAGGCTATTGGGTTAGCCAGTCTCAGTATTCCGGATCATGTGCTCTAACGGAAATAGGATATGTTCACAACCAATGGTAGAGGAAGAATcgcttctttttgttttgattgatggAGGGGGGAAGAGTTTGTGAGGTTATAATTTCAGACTGTTAttcaaaatttttatatttttgttgcTGTTGATGATTGATTTGTATTGTATGGGGAATGGAGAGGAGCTTGGAATtatggtatttttctattttgtggCTTGATCATGTTACTCTGTAAAGACTTTATCTAGCATTAATTTGCTATTACAGGATTAACTACTGTT is drawn from Telopea speciosissima isolate NSW1024214 ecotype Mountain lineage chromosome 1, Tspe_v1, whole genome shotgun sequence and contains these coding sequences:
- the LOC122648488 gene encoding COP9 signalosome complex subunit 7-like isoform X1, yielding MDIEQKQAELIEHFVKQAENHKGASLANVIVEATSHSSLFAFSEILAVPHVVELQGTEYSVFLDMLRLFAHGTWSDYKSNACRLPPLVPDQVLKLKQLSVLTFAETNKVLSYDQLMQELDVTNVRELEDFLINECMYAGIVRGKLDQLRRCFEVQFAAGRDLRPGQLGSMIQTLTSWLTTSDNLLLSIQEKIKWADLMSELDKKHRKEVEDKVDEVKKSLSVKADMEFRGHEEMIYSEPGGVVMDYEEDRSRPKRRRPPIS
- the LOC122648488 gene encoding COP9 signalosome complex subunit 7-like isoform X2; its protein translation is MDIEQKQAELIEHFVKQAENHKGASLANVIVEATSHSSLFAFSEILAVPHVVELQGTEYSVFLDMLRLFAHGTWSDYKSNACRLPPLVPDQVLKLKQLSVLTFAETNKVLSYDQLMQELDVTNVRELEDFLINECMYAGIVRGKLDQLRRCFEVQFAAGRDLRPGQLGSMIQTLTSWLTTSDNLLLSIQEKIKWADLMSELDKKHRKEVEDKVDEVKKSLSVKDMEFRGHEEMIYSEPGGVVMDYEEDRSRPKRRRPPIS